The following are from one region of the Microbacterium sp. cx-55 genome:
- a CDS encoding diacylglycerol/lipid kinase family protein: MTADAATRRRAALIYNPIKVDAEALREQVTHFSRRAGWTDPLFFPTSIDDIGQGQAHAAVAAGVDAVLVAGGDGTVRAVAEGLAGTGVALTIVPSGTGNLLARNLRLPLDDAERIIRSTFTGERMQVDVGFALLRRVDGTADEHAFVVMGGIGLDAAMIANTNPKLKKSMGWVAYVDGAARSLASAHPFRVVYQVGDNRMHSARVQSVLFANCGSLPAGLELIPEASVTDGSMDVAVFQPKGWWGWLFVWRRVAWDNSVLRRFRAGRRVLSLRTRDNSVRYSRGVSLDVAAAGPHPVQLDGDEFGEAVHIIARIEAGALTVAVPPGHDLRGL, translated from the coding sequence ATGACAGCGGACGCGGCGACACGGCGCCGCGCCGCACTCATCTACAACCCGATCAAGGTCGACGCCGAGGCGCTGCGCGAGCAGGTCACACACTTCTCCCGACGCGCCGGGTGGACCGACCCGCTGTTCTTCCCGACCTCGATCGACGACATCGGGCAAGGACAAGCTCACGCGGCCGTGGCCGCGGGCGTGGACGCTGTGCTCGTCGCGGGCGGTGACGGCACGGTGCGCGCGGTCGCGGAGGGCCTCGCCGGCACCGGCGTCGCCCTCACCATCGTGCCCAGCGGAACGGGCAATCTGCTCGCCCGCAACCTGCGGTTGCCGCTCGATGACGCGGAACGCATCATCCGCAGCACGTTCACCGGCGAGCGGATGCAGGTCGACGTCGGCTTCGCGCTCCTTCGCCGCGTCGATGGCACCGCCGACGAGCACGCGTTCGTCGTGATGGGCGGCATCGGACTCGATGCGGCGATGATCGCCAACACGAACCCGAAGCTCAAGAAGAGCATGGGCTGGGTGGCCTACGTCGACGGCGCCGCCCGCTCGCTCGCGTCGGCCCATCCCTTCCGCGTCGTCTACCAGGTCGGCGATAACCGCATGCATTCGGCCCGGGTGCAGAGCGTTCTCTTCGCGAACTGCGGCTCGCTCCCCGCCGGGCTCGAGCTCATCCCGGAGGCATCCGTCACCGATGGGTCGATGGACGTCGCGGTGTTCCAGCCGAAGGGCTGGTGGGGCTGGCTCTTCGTGTGGCGACGGGTCGCCTGGGATAACAGCGTGCTCCGACGGTTCCGCGCCGGGCGCCGCGTGCTGTCGCTCCGCACGCGCGACAACTCGGTGCGGTACTCGCGCGGGGTGTCGCTGGACGTGGCGGCGGCGGGTCCGCATCCGGTGCAGCTGGATGGCGACGAGTTCGGCGAGGCGGTGCACATCATCGCGCGCATCGAAGCGGGGGCGCTGACGGTCGCCGTGCCGCCCGGGCACGACCTCCGCGGGCTCTGA
- a CDS encoding sensor histidine kinase, translating to MIPEVVANIPRTYTALAEWGACMVFVLIVARRMPWLATAATMLGGLGALLAVQTIAGLLSVTLWIPGMLAAVATMFVLLLGVLRVTAVTAGYLTARAFVLAELTASIHWQLDRFYADAPEAGKAALLVLVYAGVLAAAWFVERRHMPRGTHVDVGVADLVSALAIAGATFGISNLSFVNASTPFSGRLGPEILYIRTLVDLCGFIALYVQHEVRRSLQTRRESEAMARLLTSQHDQYEISRRTIDEVNRKYHDMKHHLDAVRAEQDAQQRLVILDELETSIRDYGAQVRSGNAVLDAVLTGKQMYAREQGIPVVVVADGRLVDFVRPLDLTAIVGNALDNAFEATMRLGEREQRMVKFSLFAHDDFVMLRVENTFDGRVHRRAGRIVTRKEGEGHGYGLRNIEAAAEKYGGSVSLGQDDGWFSLRVLLPRRGSAQSS from the coding sequence GTGATCCCCGAGGTGGTCGCGAACATCCCCCGCACGTACACCGCCCTGGCCGAGTGGGGTGCGTGCATGGTGTTCGTGTTGATCGTGGCGCGGCGGATGCCGTGGCTGGCGACCGCGGCGACGATGCTGGGCGGCCTCGGCGCGCTGCTCGCGGTGCAGACGATTGCGGGCCTCCTGTCGGTGACACTGTGGATCCCCGGCATGCTGGCCGCGGTGGCGACGATGTTCGTGCTGCTGCTCGGAGTGCTGAGGGTGACCGCGGTGACCGCCGGCTACCTCACGGCGCGGGCGTTCGTTCTCGCCGAGCTCACCGCATCAATCCACTGGCAACTGGACCGGTTCTACGCCGACGCCCCGGAGGCGGGAAAGGCCGCCCTGCTCGTGCTCGTCTACGCGGGCGTGCTGGCGGCCGCGTGGTTCGTGGAACGCCGGCACATGCCGCGTGGCACGCACGTCGACGTCGGCGTCGCGGACCTCGTGAGCGCCTTGGCCATCGCCGGCGCGACGTTCGGCATCTCGAACCTCAGCTTCGTGAATGCCTCGACCCCGTTCAGCGGTCGCCTCGGCCCGGAGATCCTCTACATCCGGACCCTGGTCGACCTCTGCGGCTTCATCGCCCTGTACGTGCAGCACGAGGTGCGGCGCAGTTTGCAGACCCGACGCGAGTCGGAAGCGATGGCCCGTCTCCTCACCAGTCAGCACGATCAATACGAGATCTCGCGCCGAACGATCGACGAGGTCAACCGCAAATATCACGACATGAAGCACCACCTCGACGCTGTCCGCGCCGAACAGGACGCCCAACAGCGCCTGGTGATACTGGACGAGCTGGAGACGTCGATCCGTGATTACGGTGCGCAGGTGCGCAGCGGGAATGCTGTTCTGGATGCGGTGCTCACGGGCAAGCAGATGTACGCGCGAGAGCAGGGCATCCCGGTCGTCGTGGTCGCCGACGGCCGACTGGTCGACTTCGTTCGACCTCTCGATCTCACCGCGATCGTGGGAAACGCACTCGACAACGCGTTCGAGGCGACGATGCGCCTCGGCGAGCGAGAACAACGGATGGTGAAGTTCTCGCTCTTCGCCCACGACGATTTCGTCATGCTGCGCGTGGAGAACACCTTCGACGGCCGGGTGCACCGTCGCGCCGGTCGGATCGTGACGCGCAAAGAGGGCGAGGGCCACGGGTACGGGCTGCGTAACATCGAGGCCGCCGCCGAGAAGTACGGCGGATCGGTCTCGCTCGGGCAGGACGACGGCTGGTTCTCTCTGCGTGTCCTGCTCCCCCGGCGCGGGTCTGCGCAGTCTTCCTAG
- a CDS encoding LCP family protein, which yields MSPSTRPGRRETIARHGQLRSPHPVSQFFKLLAVGLAVVLVAGVGIIGYNVATLATDYADGAVALEGQDAAPPDIGAIEGGTNVFLAGTDACEPAYEQYFGARCTGADAGGELNDVNLMVHISDNPRRVTVISFPRDLMLPIPSCEQEDGSSTSAMSKQPLNSTFTYGGLSCTVKTISTLTGESIPYAAKVTWGGVIEITNAVGGVDVCIANGIKDRYTGIDWPAGPRNIQGLEALQFLRTRHGVGDGGDLGRISNQQQYMSRLARKVVSEDVLSDPATLYKLATVAVDNITPSQSLTNPLKLVQLALALKGVPFEDIVFVQYPTNADPSDPNKVVPNYPAAEALFTALEANQQLVLTGTTSQGDGTIVASPTETPAPAETTAPEETPAPTESATTAPDVAELPSAIAGQTAAEETCSNGNVR from the coding sequence GTGAGCCCGTCAACCCGACCTGGGCGCCGCGAGACCATCGCGCGCCACGGCCAGTTGCGTTCGCCGCATCCGGTCTCGCAGTTCTTCAAACTTCTGGCCGTGGGCCTCGCCGTCGTTCTCGTCGCCGGTGTCGGGATCATCGGGTACAACGTCGCCACCCTGGCGACCGATTACGCCGACGGTGCCGTCGCGCTCGAGGGTCAGGATGCGGCACCGCCCGACATCGGGGCGATCGAGGGCGGCACGAACGTGTTCCTCGCCGGAACCGACGCGTGCGAGCCGGCGTACGAGCAGTACTTCGGCGCCCGGTGCACGGGTGCGGATGCGGGCGGCGAGCTCAACGACGTGAACCTGATGGTGCATATCTCCGACAATCCGCGCCGGGTCACTGTCATCTCGTTCCCGCGCGACCTCATGCTGCCGATCCCCTCCTGCGAGCAGGAGGACGGGTCCTCGACGTCGGCGATGAGCAAGCAGCCGCTGAACTCGACGTTCACCTACGGCGGGTTGTCGTGCACGGTGAAGACGATCTCGACGCTCACGGGCGAGAGCATTCCGTACGCGGCGAAGGTCACCTGGGGTGGCGTGATCGAGATCACGAACGCCGTCGGCGGTGTCGATGTCTGCATCGCGAACGGCATCAAGGACCGCTACACCGGCATCGACTGGCCGGCCGGTCCGCGCAACATCCAGGGCCTCGAAGCGTTGCAGTTTCTGCGCACCCGGCACGGCGTCGGCGACGGCGGCGACCTCGGTCGCATCTCGAACCAGCAGCAGTACATGTCGCGTCTGGCCCGCAAGGTCGTGAGCGAAGATGTGCTGTCCGACCCGGCGACGCTGTACAAGCTCGCCACGGTGGCCGTTGACAACATCACGCCCAGCCAGAGCCTGACGAACCCGCTGAAGCTCGTGCAGCTCGCGCTCGCGCTGAAGGGTGTGCCGTTCGAAGACATCGTGTTCGTGCAGTACCCGACGAACGCGGATCCGTCCGACCCGAACAAGGTCGTGCCGAACTACCCGGCCGCCGAGGCGCTGTTCACGGCGCTCGAGGCGAACCAGCAGCTCGTGCTGACCGGAACCACCAGCCAGGGCGACGGCACGATCGTCGCGAGCCCGACGGAAACGCCGGCGCCCGCCGAGACGACCGCGCCGGAGGAGACGCCCGCCCCGACGGAGTCGGCAACGACCGCACCGGATGTGGCCGAGCTTCCGTCCGCGATCGCCGGTCAGACGGCGGCCGAAGAAACCTGCTCGAACGGCAACGTTCGCTAG
- a CDS encoding LLM class flavin-dependent oxidoreductase — MSISLSVLDLVPVRTGQTSAEAVASSLALAERADELGLTRYWFAEHHNMPAVASTTPPVMIAAAAARTRRIRVGSGGVMLPNHSPLIVAEQFAALEALAPGRIDLGIGRAPGSDPVITQLLHRSGTTSDVDRFPDHVRDILALTSAEGATMSFTSGGTYTVRATPTATGTPEVWLLGSSDYSAQLAAASGLPYVFANHFSGEGLERALALYRGKYRPSEAHPEPRTFVTANAVVSPTAEEAWDRALPQVRMMARLRTGRPLVALETVEEARDAEASDNLAAPFADWARSSWFLGTPTDAATALRDFSARHGVDEVMISPVAGAYADEPMTSATGRAQTLELLSGAIAA, encoded by the coding sequence ATGAGCATTTCCCTGTCTGTCCTCGACCTCGTTCCCGTGCGCACCGGCCAGACCAGTGCCGAAGCGGTCGCCTCGTCGCTCGCCCTCGCCGAGCGCGCCGACGAACTCGGCCTCACGCGCTACTGGTTCGCCGAACACCACAACATGCCCGCCGTGGCCTCGACGACTCCGCCGGTTATGATCGCCGCCGCGGCCGCACGCACGCGCCGCATCCGGGTCGGGTCGGGCGGCGTGATGCTGCCGAACCACTCGCCGCTCATCGTCGCGGAGCAGTTCGCCGCGCTCGAGGCGCTTGCCCCCGGGCGCATCGACCTCGGTATCGGCCGCGCCCCGGGCAGCGACCCGGTCATCACCCAGTTGCTGCACCGCAGCGGAACGACGAGCGACGTGGACCGGTTCCCCGATCACGTCCGCGACATCCTCGCGCTCACGAGCGCCGAGGGTGCCACCATGTCCTTCACGTCGGGCGGCACGTACACCGTGCGCGCGACGCCCACCGCGACCGGCACCCCCGAGGTGTGGTTGCTCGGCTCGAGCGACTACTCCGCGCAGTTGGCGGCCGCATCCGGGCTCCCCTACGTCTTCGCGAACCACTTCTCCGGTGAAGGACTCGAACGGGCGCTCGCCCTCTACCGAGGGAAGTACCGGCCGAGCGAGGCGCACCCCGAACCCCGCACGTTCGTGACGGCGAACGCCGTCGTCTCACCCACGGCCGAGGAGGCCTGGGATCGCGCGCTGCCGCAGGTGCGCATGATGGCGCGCCTGCGCACCGGGCGTCCGCTCGTCGCGCTCGAGACGGTCGAGGAGGCGCGGGATGCGGAAGCATCCGACAACCTCGCCGCACCGTTCGCCGACTGGGCACGCTCGTCGTGGTTCCTCGGGACGCCGACGGATGCCGCCACCGCCCTCCGCGACTTCAGCGCACGCCATGGCGTCGACGAGGTCATGATCTCACCGGTCGCCGGGGCCTACGCGGACGAGCCGATGACCTCGGCCACGGGGCGCGCGCAGACACTCGAGCTGCTGTCGGGCGCAATCGCCGCGTAG
- a CDS encoding NAD(P)-dependent alcohol dehydrogenase, whose amino-acid sequence MIVNAYAAPSATEPLVPTTIERRDVGAQDVLIEIAYAGICHSDIHAARGEWGPISYPQVVGHEIVGVVTEVGSGVTKYAVGDRVGVGCMVNSCRECVNCKAGMENYCLKGNTQTYTSVDRDGTITQGGYSTHIVVDEDFVLRVPESIDYAAAAPLLCAGITTYSPLRHWNAGPGKKVAVVGMGGLGHMAVKIAHALGAEVTVLSQSLSKQEDGLRLGADHYYATADGVVFEEHVNEFDLIINTVSAVIDMGAYLGLLALDGTLVNVGAPPEPLPIQVFTLFGNRRSFAGSGIGSIQETQEMLDFCAEHGIAPETELISADEINEAWERVLRSDVRYRFVIDAKTLVTA is encoded by the coding sequence ATGATTGTTAACGCTTATGCGGCCCCGTCCGCCACAGAACCCCTCGTCCCTACGACCATCGAGCGCCGCGATGTGGGCGCCCAGGACGTCCTGATCGAGATCGCCTACGCCGGCATCTGCCATTCCGACATCCACGCCGCCCGCGGTGAGTGGGGCCCGATCAGCTACCCGCAGGTCGTCGGTCACGAGATCGTCGGCGTCGTCACCGAGGTCGGATCGGGTGTCACGAAGTACGCCGTCGGCGACCGTGTCGGCGTCGGCTGCATGGTCAACTCGTGCCGCGAGTGCGTGAACTGCAAGGCAGGCATGGAGAACTACTGCCTGAAGGGCAACACCCAGACGTACACGTCCGTCGACCGCGACGGCACGATCACGCAGGGTGGGTACTCGACCCACATCGTCGTCGACGAGGACTTCGTGCTCCGCGTGCCGGAGTCGATCGACTACGCCGCCGCCGCTCCCCTCCTCTGCGCCGGCATCACCACGTACTCACCTCTCCGCCACTGGAACGCCGGCCCCGGCAAGAAGGTCGCGGTCGTCGGGATGGGCGGTCTCGGGCACATGGCCGTGAAGATCGCGCACGCTCTGGGCGCCGAGGTCACGGTGCTGTCGCAGTCGCTGTCGAAGCAGGAAGACGGGCTCCGGCTCGGTGCCGACCACTACTACGCCACCGCCGATGGCGTGGTCTTCGAAGAGCACGTGAACGAGTTCGATCTCATCATCAACACGGTGTCTGCCGTCATCGACATGGGCGCGTACCTCGGGCTGCTGGCTCTCGATGGCACGCTCGTCAACGTGGGTGCTCCGCCCGAGCCGCTGCCGATCCAGGTGTTCACGCTGTTCGGCAACCGGCGGTCCTTCGCCGGCTCCGGCATCGGCAGCATCCAGGAGACGCAGGAGATGCTCGACTTCTGCGCCGAGCACGGCATCGCGCCGGAGACCGAGCTGATCTCGGCCGATGAGATCAACGAGGCGTGGGAGCGTGTGCTCCGTTCGGACGTCCGCTACCGCTTCGTCATCGACGCCAAGACGCTCGTCACCGCGTAG
- a CDS encoding gamma carbonic anhydrase family protein has product MLIRHRDCEPTIDPTAYVAPSAVIVGAVRIEAGARILHGAVITAEDGEVTIGENTVVMEHALIRGRSGHPVRIGAAVMIGPHAHVNGSVVEDEVFVATGASLFPGSRIGRGAEIRINAVVHVNTVLEPGAVVPIGWVAVGEPASILPPERHDEIWAIQRQLNFGGTVYGIGPAVSMRELMRQQSAFYGAHLEDRAIDEEDRCRIDGVDQIDSTSGGALTGGDGGI; this is encoded by the coding sequence ATGCTCATCAGACATCGGGACTGTGAGCCGACGATCGATCCGACCGCCTACGTCGCTCCGTCCGCCGTCATCGTGGGAGCTGTGCGGATCGAGGCGGGCGCCCGCATCCTGCACGGGGCGGTCATCACCGCCGAAGACGGCGAAGTCACCATCGGCGAGAACACCGTCGTGATGGAGCACGCCCTGATCCGTGGCCGATCGGGTCATCCGGTGCGCATCGGCGCAGCGGTCATGATCGGCCCGCACGCGCACGTGAACGGCAGCGTCGTGGAAGACGAGGTCTTCGTCGCCACGGGGGCGTCACTGTTCCCCGGGAGCCGCATCGGCCGCGGGGCCGAGATTCGAATCAACGCGGTCGTGCACGTGAACACGGTCCTCGAACCGGGCGCCGTCGTTCCGATCGGATGGGTTGCGGTGGGCGAACCGGCGTCGATTCTGCCGCCGGAACGTCACGACGAGATCTGGGCGATCCAGCGACAGCTCAACTTCGGAGGAACCGTTTACGGCATCGGACCTGCCGTGTCGATGCGGGAACTCATGCGACAGCAGTCCGCGTTCTACGGCGCACACCTGGAAGACCGAGCGATCGACGAGGAAGACCGCTGCCGGATAGACGGCGTCGATCAAATAGATTCGACGTCTGGCGGGGCGTTGACTGGCGGAGACGGAGGGATTTGA
- a CDS encoding cryptochrome/photolyase family protein, whose protein sequence is MTGPSIVWFRDDLRLADNPALRAAVDRDEPVIALFVLDEESPGIRPLGGAAHWWLHHSLASLGERLRERGGNLILRRGPAAEVVPTVVSDAGATAVYWNRRYGGPEREIDAALKSGLRADGLEVQSFAANLLFEPWTVQTGAGTPFAVYTPFWRACLQSPTPRAPLPEPQKIRGATPHPPSDDLADWNLLPTSPDWAGGFREAWEPGEPAARARLREFLADDIADYDRARDEPAAGVTSALSPRLRWGEISPFTVWHETLAANADAGRFLSEIGWREFAWHTLFFHPDLATVNLRRRFDAFPWPDLDEEHLRAWQQGRTGIPLVDAGMKELWQSGAMHNRIRMVTASFLIKNLLIDWRLGEQWFWDTLVDADGASNAFNWQWVAGSGADASPYFRIFNPETQAAKFDTNGEYIARWAPEHRSGDAPDPIVDLKATRARALDAYDVVKNAN, encoded by the coding sequence ATGACCGGCCCTTCGATCGTGTGGTTCCGCGACGACCTGCGCCTCGCCGACAACCCCGCCCTGCGCGCGGCCGTCGACCGCGATGAGCCCGTGATCGCTCTGTTCGTGCTCGACGAGGAATCCCCCGGCATCCGTCCGCTCGGTGGCGCCGCGCACTGGTGGCTTCATCACTCGCTCGCGTCTCTCGGCGAGCGCCTTCGCGAACGCGGCGGCAATCTCATCCTCCGCCGCGGCCCGGCCGCCGAGGTCGTTCCTACGGTGGTGTCGGATGCGGGCGCCACCGCCGTCTACTGGAACCGCCGCTACGGCGGCCCGGAGCGCGAGATCGACGCGGCACTGAAGTCGGGCCTGCGCGCCGACGGGCTCGAGGTCCAGTCGTTCGCGGCGAACCTCCTGTTCGAGCCGTGGACGGTGCAGACCGGCGCCGGCACGCCGTTCGCCGTCTACACCCCGTTCTGGCGCGCCTGCCTGCAATCACCCACCCCGCGCGCGCCGCTTCCGGAGCCGCAGAAGATCCGCGGGGCGACGCCGCATCCGCCGTCCGACGACCTCGCCGACTGGAACCTGCTGCCGACCTCCCCCGACTGGGCCGGCGGCTTCCGCGAGGCATGGGAACCCGGCGAGCCCGCCGCCCGCGCCCGCCTGCGGGAATTCCTCGCGGACGACATCGCCGACTACGACCGCGCCCGGGACGAGCCCGCCGCGGGGGTCACCTCGGCGCTGTCGCCGCGCCTGCGCTGGGGCGAGATCAGTCCGTTCACGGTGTGGCACGAGACTCTCGCGGCGAACGCGGATGCGGGGCGCTTCCTCTCCGAGATCGGCTGGCGCGAGTTCGCGTGGCACACGCTCTTCTTCCACCCCGACCTCGCGACGGTGAACCTGCGGCGGCGCTTCGATGCGTTCCCCTGGCCGGACCTCGACGAGGAGCACCTCCGCGCCTGGCAGCAGGGGCGCACCGGGATTCCGCTCGTCGACGCCGGCATGAAGGAGCTGTGGCAGAGCGGCGCGATGCACAACCGCATCCGGATGGTGACGGCGTCGTTCCTCATCAAGAACCTGCTGATCGACTGGCGCCTCGGCGAACAGTGGTTCTGGGACACCCTCGTCGACGCCGACGGCGCGAGCAATGCGTTCAACTGGCAGTGGGTCGCGGGTTCCGGGGCGGATGCGTCGCCCTACTTCCGCATCTTCAACCCCGAGACGCAGGCCGCGAAGTTCGACACGAACGGCGAGTACATCGCGCGCTGGGCCCCCGAGCACCGCAGCGGCGACGCGCCGGACCCGATCGTCGACCTCAAGGCGACACGAGCCCGCGCACTCGACGCCTACGACGTCGTCAAGAACGCGAACTGA
- a CDS encoding HAD family hydrolase encodes MNDASLPARGEVDVEPVSEAAELVEGLAKDAASGAETMLIVLDIDGTVLLEDESTSPGIVEAIADARRAGHDVMLATGRSWEATHRLHDVLEIAPDYAVCSNGAVIMKRTGDPDAGAAAYERFHTETFDAREVLTLLREHLPDAHYLVELPDGRRQYTDYMDDWNLDRAEQVEFEELSRVPVTRVVVVSPEQTERDFVELVERVGLNQVSYAVGWTAWLDIAPKGVDKGTALAHVSEWTGIDAARVLVMGDGRNDVGMFAWARENGGRAVAMGQGPQEVRDAAGEVTASVSEGGVAAVLREL; translated from the coding sequence GTGAACGACGCGAGCCTTCCCGCCCGCGGCGAGGTCGACGTGGAGCCGGTGAGCGAAGCGGCGGAGCTCGTCGAGGGGCTGGCGAAGGATGCCGCATCCGGCGCCGAGACGATGCTGATCGTGCTCGACATCGACGGGACGGTGCTGCTCGAGGACGAGTCCACGAGCCCCGGAATCGTCGAGGCCATCGCCGACGCCCGTCGCGCGGGTCACGATGTGATGCTCGCGACCGGTCGCAGCTGGGAGGCGACGCATCGCCTGCACGATGTGCTCGAGATCGCGCCCGACTACGCGGTGTGCTCGAACGGTGCGGTGATCATGAAGCGCACGGGGGATCCGGATGCGGGCGCCGCCGCCTACGAGCGGTTCCACACCGAGACGTTCGATGCGCGCGAGGTGCTGACGCTGCTGCGCGAGCACCTGCCGGACGCGCACTACCTCGTGGAGTTGCCCGACGGTCGACGCCAGTACACCGATTACATGGACGACTGGAATCTCGATCGGGCCGAGCAGGTCGAGTTCGAGGAGCTGTCACGGGTGCCGGTCACCCGCGTCGTGGTGGTGTCGCCCGAGCAGACCGAGCGTGATTTCGTCGAACTCGTCGAGCGAGTGGGGCTGAACCAGGTCTCGTATGCCGTGGGTTGGACGGCCTGGCTCGATATCGCGCCCAAGGGCGTCGACAAGGGCACGGCGCTGGCGCACGTCAGCGAGTGGACCGGCATCGACGCCGCGCGGGTGCTCGTGATGGGCGACGGGCGCAACGATGTCGGCATGTTCGCGTGGGCGCGCGAGAACGGTGGCCGCGCGGTCGCCATGGGCCAGGGGCCGCAGGAGGTTCGGGATGCGGCGGGCGAGGTCACCGCATCCGTGTCCGAGGGCGGCGTCGCGGCGGTTCTGCGCGAACTCTGA
- the serS gene encoding serine--tRNA ligase: MIDLALLRDAPELVKASQEARGESAATVDAALVADRDRRAAITAFEELRAAQNAHGKKVAQAPKDEKAALVAEAKELSERVKAAQVAATAAEEAAAEALGAIENIVIDGVPAGGEDDFVTLRTHGEIPSFDFTPRDHLELGELLGAIDMERGTKVSGSRFYFLTGIGARLELALMSLALDRALQAGFTPMIPPTLVRPEVMRGTGFLGKHAAEVYHLEEQDLYLVGTSEVPLAGYHMGEILDLTRGAKRYAGWSTCYRSEAGSYGKDTRGIIRVHQFNKLEMFVYADPSDAEAEHLRLVDMQERMLQDLGLAYRVIDVAAGDLGSSAARKYDVEAWVPTQDAYRELTSTSNCTTYQARRLDVRHRPDGGKTAPVATLNGTLGTTRWIVAILETHQRADGSVTVPEVLRPYLGGLEVMEPIA, encoded by the coding sequence GTGATCGATCTTGCACTGCTTCGCGACGCGCCCGAGCTGGTCAAAGCCTCGCAGGAAGCGCGGGGAGAGTCGGCCGCTACGGTCGATGCCGCGCTCGTCGCGGACCGCGACCGGCGCGCCGCCATCACCGCTTTCGAGGAGCTGCGCGCGGCCCAGAACGCCCACGGCAAGAAGGTCGCGCAGGCCCCCAAAGACGAGAAGGCCGCGCTCGTGGCCGAGGCCAAGGAGCTGAGCGAGCGGGTCAAGGCGGCGCAGGTCGCCGCGACTGCTGCCGAAGAGGCGGCCGCCGAGGCGCTCGGTGCGATCGAGAACATCGTGATCGACGGTGTTCCGGCCGGCGGCGAAGACGACTTCGTGACGCTGCGGACGCACGGTGAGATCCCCTCCTTCGACTTCACGCCCCGCGACCACCTCGAGCTCGGCGAACTGCTCGGAGCGATCGACATGGAACGCGGCACGAAGGTCTCGGGCAGCCGCTTCTACTTCCTCACCGGCATCGGCGCCCGCCTCGAGCTCGCGCTCATGAGCCTCGCGCTCGACCGCGCGCTGCAGGCCGGCTTCACCCCGATGATCCCCCCGACGCTCGTGCGTCCCGAGGTCATGCGCGGCACCGGGTTCCTCGGCAAACACGCCGCCGAGGTCTACCACCTCGAGGAGCAGGACCTCTACCTCGTCGGCACGAGCGAGGTGCCGCTCGCGGGCTATCACATGGGCGAGATCCTCGACTTGACCCGCGGCGCGAAGCGCTACGCGGGGTGGTCCACGTGCTACCGCAGCGAGGCCGGTTCGTACGGAAAAGACACGCGCGGCATCATCCGGGTTCACCAGTTCAACAAGCTCGAGATGTTCGTCTACGCCGACCCGAGCGACGCCGAGGCGGAGCACCTGCGCCTGGTCGACATGCAGGAGCGGATGCTGCAGGACCTCGGTCTGGCATACCGCGTCATCGACGTCGCGGCCGGCGACCTCGGATCCTCCGCCGCCCGCAAGTACGACGTCGAGGCGTGGGTTCCGACGCAGGATGCGTACCGCGAGCTCACCAGCACGAGCAACTGCACGACCTATCAGGCGCGTCGCCTGGATGTGCGGCATCGCCCCGACGGCGGCAAGACCGCTCCGGTCGCGACGTTGAACGGCACGCTCGGCACGACGCGCTGGATCGTGGCGATCCTCGAGACGCACCAGCGGGCCGACGGCTCGGTCACGGTGCCCGAGGTGCTCCGCCCGTACCTGGGTGGTCTCGAGGTCATGGAGCCGATCGCGTGA